From a single Fulvivirga ulvae genomic region:
- a CDS encoding cytochrome c oxidase subunit II — translation MFEVIIAIGAILLLVILLTLFRIGTLVNVVKGTDKKVVSTSNKVNAALMIVFMLGGLGLFFWYSFGYFDKYTIPVASVHGADIDTTFWITTAITGFVFILTNVLLFVFSFKYQHKEGARATFFPDNVKLEILWTVVPAIVLATLVFSGLRAWNSITSPASSEAEVVEVMGYQFAWAVRYPGVKDNQLGDYDFRLINDKEGNLFGIDVTDENSYDDFVPLEMHIPKGKEVLLNIRARDVLHSVFIPHFRVKMDAVPGMPTHFKFIATKSTQEMRSELGDPEFDYFITCTEICGRGHFSMKLKVVVDEPEDYEAWKAAQPTWLKLNPDYLEKVPADKRELAIIKAGIDKEELEASL, via the coding sequence ATGTTCGAAGTGATTATTGCTATAGGTGCCATTCTTCTGTTGGTTATTCTATTGACATTATTTAGAATAGGCACACTGGTCAATGTAGTAAAGGGTACAGACAAAAAGGTCGTAAGCACCAGCAACAAGGTAAACGCAGCACTGATGATAGTATTCATGCTGGGAGGATTAGGACTCTTTTTCTGGTATTCATTTGGCTATTTTGACAAATACACTATTCCGGTGGCTTCTGTTCATGGTGCTGACATAGACACTACTTTCTGGATCACCACTGCTATAACAGGATTTGTTTTTATCCTTACCAATGTGCTGTTATTTGTATTCAGCTTCAAGTATCAGCATAAGGAAGGGGCAAGAGCTACTTTCTTTCCTGATAATGTTAAACTTGAAATATTATGGACAGTAGTACCTGCTATTGTGCTTGCTACGCTTGTGTTCTCAGGTTTGAGAGCATGGAATAGCATTACCTCACCGGCATCCTCAGAAGCTGAGGTTGTCGAAGTTATGGGGTACCAGTTTGCATGGGCAGTAAGATACCCTGGAGTAAAAGATAATCAACTCGGTGATTACGATTTTAGATTGATCAATGATAAAGAAGGAAACCTCTTCGGAATAGATGTTACCGATGAGAACTCATATGATGATTTTGTTCCTTTGGAGATGCACATCCCTAAAGGGAAAGAGGTTCTGTTAAACATCAGGGCAAGAGACGTATTACATAGTGTATTCATCCCGCATTTCAGAGTGAAAATGGATGCAGTACCCGGTATGCCTACCCATTTCAAATTTATTGCAACCAAGAGCACTCAGGAAATGAGATCAGAGTTAGGTGACCCTGAGTTTGACTACTTTATCACCTGTACGGAAATCTGTGGTAGGGGACACTTCTCTATGAAATTGAAGGTGGTAGTAGATGAACCTGAAGATTATGAGGCATGGAAAGCTGCCCAGCCAACATGGTTGAAGCTGAATCCGGATTACTTGGAAAAGGTACCGGCCGACAAAAGAGAACTGGCAATCATTAAGGCCGGAATCGATAAAGAAGAATTAGAAGCATCATTATAG
- the cyoE gene encoding heme o synthase: protein MILNDTYGLSMAGRLRAYFELVKFRLSFLVAFSCGFGYVLGASGTMNWVHFGMLCLGGFLVSGASITINQIIEKDLDKLMTRTMNRPLPTGRVTVGEAAVFAFVCAAVGLTILMLYTNMLTTLLSLLSMILYSFVYTPLKRVGPIAVFVGAIPGALPPLLGWTAATGAITYEALIIFGIQFIWQFPHFWAIAWVADEDYKKAGFKLLPSGGAKDLNTAIQIMIYTLFLLPLGLLPAKFGITGIDSAIVVTVCGVLFLSQTFALMKNGNRKSAMRIMFGSFLYLPIVQIAYLLDKV from the coding sequence ATGATTTTAAATGATACATACGGACTTTCAATGGCAGGCAGGCTCAGGGCTTACTTTGAACTAGTTAAGTTTCGTCTGTCTTTTCTTGTAGCATTTTCATGTGGCTTTGGCTATGTGTTGGGTGCCAGTGGCACAATGAACTGGGTACATTTCGGCATGCTGTGTCTTGGAGGATTTCTGGTATCGGGAGCTTCTATTACTATTAATCAGATAATAGAGAAGGATCTTGATAAATTAATGACAAGGACAATGAACAGGCCACTTCCGACAGGTAGAGTTACTGTTGGAGAAGCGGCGGTATTCGCTTTTGTATGTGCAGCGGTTGGGTTAACCATCCTTATGCTCTATACCAATATGTTGACAACGTTACTGTCGCTGCTTTCCATGATCCTCTATAGTTTCGTTTATACACCTTTGAAAAGAGTAGGCCCTATTGCAGTATTCGTAGGGGCCATACCCGGTGCCCTCCCGCCACTTTTGGGCTGGACGGCCGCCACAGGTGCAATTACTTATGAAGCGCTGATCATTTTTGGAATACAGTTCATTTGGCAGTTTCCCCATTTTTGGGCCATAGCCTGGGTAGCCGATGAAGATTATAAAAAGGCAGGCTTTAAGCTTCTGCCATCCGGTGGAGCCAAAGACCTCAATACTGCTATACAAATTATGATATATACCTTATTCTTGCTTCCGTTGGGATTACTTCCTGCAAAGTTTGGAATTACAGGTATTGACTCAGCTATTGTTGTAACTGTTTGTGGTGTTTTGTTTTTAAGCCAGACATTTGCATTAATGAAAAATGGCAACAGAAAGTCTGCCATGAGAATTATGTTTGGATCGTTTTTGTATCTGCCTATAGTGCAGATTGCCTATTTGTTGGATAAAGTGTAA
- a CDS encoding COX15/CtaA family protein, producing the protein MKKSNIENSRLFSRFSLLTLIAVYLLILVGGIVRSTGSGMGCPDWPKCFGNWVPPTNVSQLPENYKEIYSQKRAKKNERFAKYLSGLGFDETADKILTDESILVEADFNKQKTWIEYINRLLGVLIGMLIIGTFVLSIRFLKTDRTIFYVALATLLLVIFQGWIGSIVVSTNLVPWTITLHMFLALLIVALLVYLVHRTDYSAGVAMCFRNRTVFLVVLVACMITSLIQVALGTQVREAIDVIAAQYDYTNRNLWVGEIGTSFLIHRSFSWLILLLHAVLIYILFKTKSGSALTVGLMAVVVLTVLTGVVMGYFGIPAFIQPVHLLLGTLIFGMQFLLFLRVSGVKGKLAL; encoded by the coding sequence ATGAAAAAAAGTAACATAGAGAACAGCAGGCTATTCTCAAGGTTTAGCCTGCTTACTCTTATTGCTGTATATTTATTAATACTGGTAGGTGGCATAGTAAGGAGCACCGGCTCCGGAATGGGGTGTCCTGACTGGCCAAAATGTTTTGGCAATTGGGTACCTCCGACAAATGTTAGCCAGCTTCCGGAAAACTACAAAGAGATTTATTCTCAAAAGAGAGCGAAAAAGAATGAGCGTTTTGCTAAATACCTTTCAGGGCTAGGATTTGATGAAACAGCTGACAAAATACTTACAGATGAGTCTATTTTAGTTGAAGCTGATTTTAACAAGCAAAAAACCTGGATCGAATATATCAACAGACTATTAGGTGTCCTGATAGGAATGTTAATCATTGGAACGTTCGTTTTATCGATAAGATTCTTGAAAACTGACAGAACCATATTCTATGTTGCATTAGCCACTTTGCTGTTGGTCATATTTCAGGGATGGATCGGATCTATTGTAGTGTCAACAAATCTGGTACCCTGGACAATCACATTACACATGTTTCTGGCGCTGCTAATTGTGGCATTGTTGGTATATCTGGTACATAGAACTGATTACTCGGCTGGAGTTGCCATGTGTTTCCGTAACAGAACAGTATTTTTGGTTGTTCTTGTGGCATGTATGATCACTTCGCTTATTCAGGTGGCACTTGGCACACAGGTTCGTGAAGCAATTGATGTCATTGCAGCTCAATACGATTATACCAACAGGAATTTATGGGTGGGGGAAATCGGGACTTCATTCCTGATTCATCGCTCTTTTAGCTGGTTAATATTATTACTACATGCAGTATTGATATATATTCTGTTTAAAACAAAGTCCGGTTCCGCACTTACTGTTGGATTAATGGCTGTAGTTGTGCTTACCGTTCTAACAGGAGTTGTTATGGGATATTTCGGTATACCGGCTTTTATACAGCCCGTTCATTTATTGCTCGGAACGTTGATCTTCGGCATGCAGTTTTTACTATTTTTGCGGGTGAGTGGAGTAAAAGGAAAATTGGCATTATAG
- a CDS encoding DUF983 domain-containing protein — protein sequence MNKAGAIISGKCPRCRKGDIFKTSAFNLLAFYKMHPRCPECDLHYEREPGFFFGAMYISYAFSVAIFVGVGLALSILGDFSLEVYLFAIIGVVAVLLPFLFRYSRILFLHLFGGVRYEPEYKKSVSEAV from the coding sequence ATGAACAAAGCAGGCGCAATTATCAGTGGTAAATGTCCCAGATGCCGTAAGGGAGATATTTTCAAAACATCAGCTTTTAATCTTCTTGCCTTTTATAAAATGCATCCGCGATGTCCGGAATGTGACCTGCACTATGAAAGAGAACCCGGCTTTTTCTTTGGTGCCATGTACATTAGCTATGCGTTCTCAGTGGCTATTTTTGTGGGCGTTGGGCTGGCTTTATCCATTCTGGGCGACTTCTCTTTAGAGGTCTATCTTTTTGCAATTATTGGTGTTGTCGCTGTGCTTTTGCCATTCCTCTTCAGGTATTCGCGTATTTTGTTTTTACATCTTTTTGGTGGGGTGCGTTATGAGCCCGAGTATAAGAAGAGTGTGTCAGAAGCAGTGTGA
- a CDS encoding cytochrome c oxidase subunit 3, with protein MTSDLKLVEDPKKPLSMNPKKFALWLFMITVVMIFAALTSGYIVRQAEGNWVMFELPFEMWVTTGIILLSSVTMHWAYLEAKKDNLERVKLAISVTTVLGVLFLIGQFYVWSVLVDSEVYFVGNPSGSFLYVLSGLHGLHIVSGVIFLIIVLISTFKYKVHSKSLNQIQMCTSYWHFLDALWIYLFVFLLLNH; from the coding sequence ATGACGTCAGATTTGAAATTAGTAGAAGATCCCAAGAAACCATTATCAATGAACCCGAAGAAATTTGCTCTTTGGCTGTTCATGATTACTGTGGTGATGATTTTTGCGGCTCTTACCAGTGGGTATATTGTACGACAGGCTGAGGGCAACTGGGTAATGTTTGAGTTGCCATTTGAAATGTGGGTGACCACTGGTATTATTTTATTAAGTAGTGTTACCATGCATTGGGCTTATCTTGAGGCCAAAAAGGATAACCTGGAAAGGGTGAAGCTGGCAATATCAGTAACCACCGTTTTAGGAGTCTTATTTTTGATCGGGCAGTTTTATGTCTGGAGTGTATTGGTAGATAGTGAAGTATATTTTGTTGGAAATCCTTCAGGGTCGTTTTTATATGTATTATCAGGTTTGCATGGTTTACACATTGTAAGTGGTGTTATATTTCTGATAATTGTATTAATTTCAACCTTTAAATATAAAGTACATTCAAAAAGCCTTAACCAGATTCAAATGTGTACATCGTATTGGCACTTTCTGGATGCACTTTGGATTTATTTATTTGTTTTTTTATTGTTGAATCATTAA
- a CDS encoding quinol:cytochrome C oxidoreductase — translation MTEERFSFTSGAKKTLMISGIVGFVLLILGVFMNMNSGHGHGDEHHGEEEHAALHQVPDNLVASSETPQDGAGEHAEEAHGEDGGHHGSAPWLKNLFNNLWVNNVYFTGLAIIGLFFVAIQYAAQAGWSAGMKRVPLAMAHWLPFAGILMFISWWIVRLDVFHWTHGDLYHGDHADKILLGKSALWFWPLEAGSAIPLFYLLRMVVFFALWYMFFIWIKREMLAEDIDGDVKHWYKARKYSAIFLVVFAVSSSVSAWDWIMSVDPHWFSTMFGWYVFASWWVNGLAVITLIVVILKQNGYLKVVNSNHLHDIGKFIFGFSIFWTYIWFSQFLLIYYANIPEETIYFIERLDSSQYKWVFFLNLLLNFLLPFLLLMTRDAKRHMSLLKLVCPIVIVGHWFDFYLMITPGVMQENGSFGFTEIGMFMIFGVAFLFVTLSNLAKAPLYAKNHPMLEESLHHHI, via the coding sequence CGTTTACCTCCGGAGCTAAGAAGACCTTAATGATCAGTGGTATCGTTGGATTCGTGCTTTTGATTTTAGGTGTATTTATGAATATGAACTCTGGCCATGGACATGGAGATGAGCATCATGGCGAGGAAGAGCACGCTGCTTTACATCAGGTACCTGATAACCTGGTAGCAAGTTCAGAGACACCTCAGGATGGAGCAGGAGAGCATGCTGAAGAAGCACATGGAGAAGATGGCGGACACCATGGTTCTGCACCCTGGTTAAAAAACCTTTTTAACAACCTTTGGGTAAACAACGTCTATTTTACAGGTTTGGCCATCATCGGATTGTTTTTCGTAGCTATCCAGTATGCCGCACAGGCCGGTTGGTCAGCAGGTATGAAGAGGGTGCCACTTGCTATGGCTCATTGGTTGCCATTTGCAGGTATATTAATGTTTATTTCTTGGTGGATTGTGCGGTTGGATGTATTTCACTGGACACACGGTGACCTTTATCACGGAGACCATGCAGATAAAATACTATTAGGTAAGAGTGCTTTATGGTTCTGGCCTTTAGAAGCGGGTTCTGCAATTCCGTTATTTTACCTTCTTCGAATGGTCGTATTCTTTGCATTGTGGTACATGTTCTTTATCTGGATCAAAAGAGAAATGCTGGCAGAAGATATTGATGGTGATGTTAAACACTGGTATAAGGCAAGAAAGTATTCTGCTATCTTCCTGGTGGTATTTGCCGTAAGTTCTTCAGTGTCTGCATGGGATTGGATCATGTCAGTTGATCCTCACTGGTTTAGTACCATGTTTGGGTGGTATGTATTTGCCAGCTGGTGGGTAAATGGTTTGGCTGTAATCACACTTATCGTAGTTATACTTAAGCAAAATGGTTACCTGAAGGTTGTAAATTCCAACCACTTGCATGACATCGGTAAATTTATATTCGGTTTCAGCATCTTCTGGACTTACATCTGGTTCTCACAGTTCTTGTTGATATACTATGCCAACATCCCTGAGGAAACCATCTACTTCATTGAACGACTGGATTCAAGTCAGTATAAGTGGGTATTTTTCCTTAACCTGCTTTTAAACTTCCTGTTGCCGTTCTTATTGTTGATGACAAGGGATGCAAAAAGACATATGTCTTTGCTAAAGCTCGTTTGTCCCATAGTTATCGTAGGTCACTGGTTTGATTTCTACCTGATGATAACACCTGGTGTTATGCAGGAAAACGGAAGCTTTGGCTTCACAGAAATTGGTATGTTTATGATATTTGGTGTAGCGTTTTTGTTTGTAACACTCTCGAACCTGGCAAAGGCTCCGTTATATGCGAAGAATCATCCTATGTTAGAGGAAAGTTTACATCACCATATTTAA
- a CDS encoding DUF420 domain-containing protein, with protein sequence MELASKELKYKKLIIVLSVAIPLAVAVLFGVKIEGYDFTFLPPIYASINGLTAILLVVAFVAIRNGKVKLHESLMKGCIGLSASFLVMYVLYHMTSESTPYGGEGVIRYVYFFILISHILLSIAVIPLVLFSFVRALSSQFDKHRKLAKVTFPIWLYVAVTGVVIYVMISPYYVH encoded by the coding sequence ATGGAGCTCGCAAGTAAGGAATTGAAGTATAAGAAATTAATCATTGTGCTGTCTGTAGCTATCCCTTTAGCCGTAGCGGTGCTGTTTGGCGTAAAAATAGAGGGGTATGATTTCACCTTTTTGCCCCCAATCTATGCGAGCATTAACGGGTTAACCGCCATACTACTAGTAGTGGCATTTGTGGCGATAAGAAATGGTAAAGTGAAGCTGCACGAAAGTTTAATGAAGGGATGCATCGGTTTATCAGCTTCATTTCTGGTGATGTATGTGTTGTATCATATGACCAGCGAGTCTACACCTTACGGAGGTGAGGGAGTCATACGCTATGTATACTTCTTTATTTTGATATCTCATATATTACTTTCCATAGCTGTTATTCCGCTGGTGCTTTTTAGCTTTGTAAGGGCACTTTCCAGCCAGTTTGACAAGCATAGAAAGCTGGCAAAGGTCACTTTTCCAATTTGGTTGTATGTGGCTGTAACAGGTGTTGTGATTTATGTCATGATCAGTCCGTACTATGTACATTAA
- a CDS encoding cytochrome c oxidase subunit I: MATADIHITEETHHDGHEHDHDHHGNFWTTYVFSTDHKMIAKQFLITGIFWALIGGTLSVIFRLQLGFPEAELGWLKPVLGGWITPDGKLDPEFYLALVTMHGTIMVFFVLTAGLSGTFANFLIPLQIGARDMASGFMNMLSYWFFFASSVIMFISLFIETGPASGGWVIYPPLSALPQAVNGSGLGMTLWLVAMALFIVSSLLGGINYISTVINLRTKGMSFAKLPLSIWALFLTAVIGLLSFPVLFSAALLLIFDRSFGTSFYLSDIYINGEALPNQGGSPILFQHLFWFLGHPEVYIVLLPALGITSEVIATNSRKPIFGYKAMVGSILFIAILSFVVWAHHMFVSGMNPFLGSVFMLLTLIIAVPSAVKVFNYLTTLWRGNIRFTPAMLFSIGLVSFFISGGLTGIHLGNSAIDIQLHDTYFVVAHFHLVMGSASFFGMLAGIYHWFPKMFGRMMDAKLGYIHFWLTFVGVYLVFFPMHYIGIAGYPRRYYSFTNYDAFNSFSDLNMLVSIAAILTLAAQFIFIFNFFYSMYRGRKASANPWQSNTLEWTTPVEPGHGNWPGEIPTVYRWPYDYSKPGAKEDYIPQHIPFSMTPESNLPHENDMIKLEGDETKVVVDEKK, encoded by the coding sequence ATGGCAACTGCTGATATACACATTACTGAAGAAACTCATCATGATGGTCATGAGCATGATCACGATCATCATGGCAATTTTTGGACAACTTATGTTTTCAGTACCGACCATAAAATGATCGCCAAGCAATTCCTGATCACAGGGATTTTTTGGGCGCTTATTGGTGGTACATTATCTGTTATATTCAGATTGCAGTTAGGTTTTCCGGAAGCTGAGCTTGGCTGGTTGAAGCCTGTTCTCGGTGGCTGGATCACTCCGGATGGTAAACTTGACCCTGAATTTTACCTGGCCCTGGTTACCATGCATGGTACCATCATGGTATTTTTTGTACTTACTGCAGGTTTGAGCGGTACTTTTGCCAACTTCCTCATACCACTGCAAATTGGTGCACGCGATATGGCGTCAGGTTTTATGAATATGCTTTCTTACTGGTTCTTCTTTGCGTCCAGCGTTATCATGTTCATATCTTTGTTTATTGAGACAGGACCCGCTTCGGGAGGATGGGTAATCTATCCGCCTTTAAGTGCTTTGCCCCAGGCCGTAAACGGTTCCGGTTTAGGTATGACCCTGTGGTTGGTGGCTATGGCGTTGTTCATTGTATCGTCATTATTGGGTGGTATCAACTACATCTCTACGGTTATCAATTTGAGAACCAAAGGGATGTCATTCGCCAAACTGCCGCTTTCAATTTGGGCATTGTTCCTGACAGCAGTAATCGGTTTGTTGTCATTTCCGGTACTGTTTTCAGCAGCTTTATTGCTGATCTTTGATAGAAGCTTTGGTACCAGTTTCTACCTTTCTGATATTTATATTAACGGAGAGGCACTTCCTAACCAGGGAGGTAGCCCAATATTGTTCCAGCACTTATTCTGGTTCCTCGGCCACCCTGAAGTATACATTGTATTATTACCTGCGTTGGGTATTACATCTGAGGTTATTGCAACCAATTCACGTAAGCCTATCTTTGGTTACAAAGCAATGGTTGGGTCAATCTTATTCATTGCTATATTATCCTTCGTAGTATGGGCTCACCACATGTTTGTGTCGGGTATGAACCCTTTCCTGGGGTCAGTATTTATGCTATTAACATTGATCATTGCGGTACCTTCGGCAGTAAAAGTATTTAACTACCTTACTACTTTGTGGAGAGGTAACATCAGGTTTACACCTGCCATGCTTTTCTCCATTGGTTTGGTATCATTCTTTATATCGGGAGGTCTTACAGGTATACACCTGGGTAATTCTGCCATTGACATTCAGTTGCACGATACATACTTTGTTGTAGCTCACTTCCACCTTGTTATGGGTAGTGCGTCTTTCTTTGGTATGCTTGCAGGTATCTATCACTGGTTCCCTAAGATGTTCGGTCGTATGATGGATGCGAAGCTTGGTTACATACACTTCTGGTTGACATTTGTTGGAGTTTACCTGGTGTTCTTCCCTATGCATTATATAGGTATAGCGGGATACCCTAGAAGATATTACTCGTTCACTAACTACGATGCCTTTAATTCATTCTCTGATTTGAATATGCTGGTGAGTATTGCGGCTATCCTTACTTTGGCGGCTCAGTTTATCTTCATATTCAACTTCTTTTATAGCATGTACAGAGGCAGAAAGGCTTCGGCTAACCCGTGGCAGTCAAACACCCTGGAGTGGACAACTCCTGTGGAACCTGGACATGGAAACTGGCCGGGAGAGATCCCTACCGTTTACAGATGGCCATATGACTATAGTAAGCCTGGTGCTAAAGAGGATTATATCCCTCAGCACATACCTTTTTCTATGACTCCAGAATCAAATCTTCCTCACGAGAATGATATGATCAAATTAGAAGGAGATGAGACGAAGGTTGTAGTGGATGAAAAAAAGTAA
- a CDS encoding cytochrome c oxidase subunit 3, giving the protein MSTTAHTIDDPKRSIWDGGQSPLKASYGKLMMWFFLLSDAFTFSALLITYGLVRSAHPAYDGAADAFTFSNTYWPIPEKVFEAVPFLHGVSLPLVFVGIMTFILIMSSVTMVLAVEAGHRMDRKNVEKWMLWTIIGGLVFLGCQAWEWSHFIHGTDGGTVMSFLVNGEWIEKTIFGANLAVNQYGPPDFAAFFFFITGFHGTHVFSGVVLNFIIYYNTVTGVYDRRGHYEMVEKVGLYWHFVDLVWVFVFTFFYLV; this is encoded by the coding sequence ATGTCAACTACCGCACATACAATTGATGACCCAAAGAGAAGTATTTGGGACGGTGGGCAGTCACCTTTGAAGGCAAGCTATGGAAAACTCATGATGTGGTTTTTCTTGCTTTCAGATGCTTTTACATTTTCTGCTTTGTTAATTACTTACGGACTGGTCAGATCTGCGCACCCTGCATATGATGGCGCTGCAGATGCTTTCACGTTCTCCAATACTTACTGGCCTATTCCTGAAAAGGTTTTTGAGGCGGTACCTTTTCTTCATGGCGTAAGCCTTCCATTGGTATTTGTAGGTATCATGACGTTTATACTCATTATGAGTAGTGTTACGATGGTACTGGCGGTAGAAGCGGGACATAGAATGGATAGAAAGAATGTAGAGAAATGGATGCTGTGGACTATCATAGGAGGTTTGGTGTTCCTTGGATGCCAGGCTTGGGAGTGGTCTCACTTTATACACGGTACTGATGGAGGTACAGTCATGAGCTTCCTTGTCAACGGAGAGTGGATAGAGAAAACTATTTTTGGTGCAAATCTGGCTGTTAATCAGTACGGACCACCAGATTTTGCTGCATTCTTCTTCTTTATTACCGGCTTTCATGGTACTCACGTTTTCAGTGGTGTGGTATTAAACTTCATTATTTATTACAATACCGTTACCGGAGTCTACGATAGAAGAGGACACTATGAAATGGTGGAGAAAGTAGGGCTTTACTGGCACTTTGTAGACCTTGTTTGGGTATTTGTATTTACATTCTTTTATCTGGTTTAA
- a CDS encoding cytochrome C oxidase subunit IV family protein, which translates to MHAEETTHVQVQAPDKAKIRKIWVTAGILAFITALEFLVAFTIPLDMEVTRITIFVGMTIVKAFYIVGEFMHLKYEVKVLIWSILIPMIFIVWMLVAFVYEGMSIFDDRYLN; encoded by the coding sequence ATGCACGCTGAAGAAACAACACACGTTCAGGTACAGGCACCTGATAAAGCCAAAATCAGAAAAATATGGGTTACTGCCGGGATTCTGGCATTTATTACAGCACTGGAATTCTTGGTAGCGTTTACAATACCTTTGGATATGGAAGTAACAAGGATCACCATTTTCGTAGGTATGACCATCGTAAAAGCTTTCTACATCGTGGGAGAGTTCATGCACCTTAAATACGAAGTTAAAGTGCTGATCTGGTCTATTCTTATACCCATGATATTCATCGTATGGATGCTTGTAGCCTTTGTATACGAAGGCATGTCTATATTCGATGACCGTTATTTAAATTAA